Proteins encoded in a region of the Sphingopyxis sp. OAS728 genome:
- a CDS encoding BolA family protein: MSSKGPAQLEMESLLSAAFPDAKFVLNNDSASHHGHMGDDGSGESHFSLTIEWAGFAEMNRVARQRAVNKALGDMPGQRVHALAIKATAPGE; this comes from the coding sequence ATGAGCAGCAAAGGTCCCGCACAGCTAGAGATGGAAAGCCTGCTCAGCGCAGCCTTTCCCGACGCAAAATTCGTCCTGAACAACGACAGCGCCAGCCATCACGGCCATATGGGCGACGACGGCAGCGGCGAGTCGCATTTCAGCCTCACGATCGAATGGGCGGGCTTTGCCGAGATGAACCGCGTCGCGCGCCAGCGCGCGGTGAACAAGGCGCTTGGCGACATGCCGGGCCAGCGCGTCCACGCGCTCGCGATCAAGGCGACCGCACCGGGAGAATGA
- a CDS encoding cupin domain-containing protein: MTMPDKVNLATAFAKIPDVWNPRVAGDINDFQVKLVKLDGKFDWHHHDIEDELFLVVAGRMKMAFRDRDVIVEPGEFIIVPHGTEHCPEALDGECHVLLLEPNSTRNTGNVETEKTRKALERLD, encoded by the coding sequence ATGACGATGCCGGACAAGGTGAACCTCGCCACCGCCTTTGCGAAAATTCCCGACGTGTGGAACCCGCGCGTCGCGGGCGACATCAACGATTTTCAGGTCAAGCTGGTCAAACTCGACGGCAAGTTCGACTGGCATCATCATGATATCGAGGACGAACTCTTCCTCGTCGTCGCGGGTCGGATGAAGATGGCGTTTCGCGACCGCGACGTGATTGTCGAACCCGGCGAATTCATCATCGTGCCGCACGGTACCGAACATTGTCCCGAGGCGCTGGACGGTGAATGCCATGTGTTGCTGCTCGAACCCAATTCGACACGGAACACCGGCAATGTCGAAACCGAAAAAACACGCAAAGCATTGGAAAGGCTCGATTGA
- a CDS encoding pirin family protein, with protein MFDIITPSTHDLGAFEVRRTLPNKARTMVGPFIFVDQFGPAHFDIGRGMDVRPHPHINLATVTYLFEGAIDHRDSLGTFATIRPGACNLMTAGSGIVHSERTPAAERATGSGISGMQTWLALPDGKEEIDAAFEHVAKDDLPLIEDNGVSARVIMGSLWGATAPITQHAATIYADILMNAGATMPIDAEADERAVLVALGDASLDGERLERYSLYILKPGQAMTLRAESDARVMLLGGEAFKTPRHVWWNFVSSSRDRINQAKHDWKERKFPLVPGDSEEFIPIPEVPKTVSYP; from the coding sequence ATGTTCGACATCATCACCCCCTCGACCCACGATCTCGGCGCCTTCGAAGTGCGCCGCACCCTGCCGAACAAGGCGCGCACGATGGTCGGCCCCTTCATCTTCGTCGACCAGTTCGGCCCCGCGCATTTCGACATCGGCCGCGGCATGGACGTGCGCCCGCACCCGCATATCAACCTCGCGACGGTGACCTATTTGTTCGAGGGCGCGATCGACCATCGCGACAGCCTCGGCACCTTCGCGACGATCCGCCCCGGCGCGTGCAACCTGATGACCGCGGGCAGCGGCATCGTCCATTCGGAGCGCACCCCGGCCGCCGAACGCGCGACCGGATCGGGCATTTCGGGGATGCAGACCTGGCTCGCCTTGCCCGACGGCAAGGAGGAGATCGACGCGGCGTTCGAACATGTCGCGAAGGACGATCTGCCGTTGATCGAGGATAATGGCGTGTCGGCGCGCGTCATCATGGGCAGCCTGTGGGGCGCGACCGCGCCGATCACCCAGCATGCCGCAACGATCTATGCCGATATCCTGATGAACGCTGGGGCGACGATGCCGATCGATGCCGAGGCCGACGAGCGCGCGGTGCTCGTCGCGCTCGGCGATGCGAGCCTCGATGGCGAGCGGCTCGAACGCTACAGCCTCTACATATTGAAACCCGGGCAGGCGATGACGCTCCGCGCCGAAAGCGATGCGCGCGTGATGCTACTCGGCGGCGAGGCGTTCAAGACGCCGCGCCATGTCTGGTGGAATTTCGTGAGCTCGAGCCGCGATCGCATCAACCAGGCGAAGCATGACTGGAAGGAACGCAAATTCCCGCTCGTCCCCGGCGACAGCGAGGAATTCATCCCGATCCCCGAGGTGCCGAAAACGGTCAGCTATCCGTGA
- a CDS encoding alpha/beta fold hydrolase, with product MIGDFEQQRVKLATGVELDVVDMGPRDAPVLIFLHGFPESHRTWRYQLPHFSDRFRCIAPDQRGYRGSSKPQDAESYTPDKLIADIFALADALGVGEFTVVGHDWGGAIAWGVALGGQPGGLHPAWAGRVTRAVIANAPHPGIFQHLLATNADQRAASQYIRTFRDPASDAIIKEHGIAGILAHAFEGRVPSGGVQPPDEIARLLKDWEDRDTCRAMINWYRGSPALVPAMDEPYADSPAPPFPKLTIPTLVIWALDDVALPPCNLDGMEQLVPDVTIVHVPDCGHFVPWDAPDAVNRAMDEFLAGK from the coding sequence ATGATCGGCGATTTCGAACAACAGCGCGTGAAGCTTGCGACCGGGGTCGAACTCGACGTCGTCGACATGGGCCCGCGCGACGCGCCGGTCCTCATCTTCCTCCACGGCTTTCCCGAATCGCACCGTACCTGGCGCTATCAGCTGCCGCATTTCTCTGACCGTTTTCGCTGCATCGCGCCCGACCAGCGCGGCTATCGTGGCTCGTCGAAGCCGCAGGATGCCGAATCCTACACCCCCGACAAGCTGATCGCAGACATCTTCGCGCTCGCCGATGCGCTGGGTGTCGGTGAGTTCACCGTCGTCGGCCACGATTGGGGCGGCGCCATCGCTTGGGGCGTCGCGCTCGGCGGCCAGCCGGGCGGGCTGCACCCAGCGTGGGCGGGCCGCGTGACCCGCGCCGTTATCGCCAACGCGCCGCATCCCGGCATCTTCCAGCATTTGCTCGCAACGAACGCAGATCAGCGCGCGGCGAGCCAATATATCCGTACCTTCCGCGACCCGGCGAGCGATGCGATCATCAAGGAGCATGGCATCGCCGGCATCCTCGCCCACGCCTTCGAAGGACGCGTACCGAGTGGTGGCGTCCAGCCGCCTGACGAGATCGCTCGTCTGCTCAAGGATTGGGAGGACCGCGACACCTGCCGCGCGATGATCAACTGGTATCGCGGTTCGCCCGCCCTGGTCCCAGCGATGGATGAGCCCTATGCCGACTCGCCTGCGCCGCCCTTCCCGAAACTGACCATCCCGACGCTTGTCATCTGGGCGCTCGACGATGTCGCACTGCCACCGTGCAATCTCGATGGCATGGAGCAACTGGTGCCAGATGTGACGATCGTCCACGTCCCCGACTGCGGCCATTTCGTCCCATGGGACGCGCCCGATGCGGTCAATCGGGCGATGGACGAATTCCTCGCCGGAAAATAA
- a CDS encoding helix-turn-helix domain-containing protein translates to MEVGGLCVASIVDRIDGPSDWTIERDVHVLILYEAGSYHWLETWLGDQRTSLGDPLPGEMWLIPAGHIYRGMAKGGAVRTIEVEIPESRLTIAPDTRALAAHHDLALAALVRSLLAGDAAAADPLVTILAKTLEDMIARPESPAITQRINDLMVYIQTQLEVPLTVEDMAAEAGMSVNSLIVHFARATGRTPAQYVLRQRLRHACWFLMNRPLSIAEIAFATGFSSHAHLCAIFRRKIGMSPGEWRRRHRSDILPAEGEE, encoded by the coding sequence ATGGAAGTGGGAGGACTCTGCGTCGCCTCGATCGTTGACCGGATCGATGGCCCGTCGGACTGGACGATCGAACGCGATGTCCATGTGCTGATCCTGTACGAGGCGGGAAGCTATCATTGGCTCGAAACATGGCTGGGCGATCAGCGGACATCGCTCGGCGATCCACTGCCCGGCGAAATGTGGTTGATCCCCGCCGGCCATATTTATCGCGGTATGGCAAAGGGCGGCGCGGTACGAACGATCGAGGTCGAGATTCCCGAATCTAGGCTGACCATCGCTCCCGACACGCGTGCGCTCGCGGCGCATCATGACCTGGCGCTGGCAGCGCTTGTGCGGAGCTTGCTCGCCGGCGACGCGGCCGCCGCCGACCCATTGGTCACGATCCTCGCCAAGACGCTCGAGGATATGATCGCCCGCCCGGAATCGCCCGCGATCACCCAGCGCATCAACGACCTGATGGTCTATATCCAAACCCAGCTCGAGGTGCCGCTGACCGTCGAGGATATGGCGGCCGAGGCGGGTATGTCGGTGAACAGCCTGATCGTCCATTTCGCGCGCGCCACCGGGCGCACTCCGGCGCAATATGTGCTCCGCCAGCGGCTGCGTCACGCCTGCTGGTTCCTGATGAACCGCCCGCTGTCGATCGCCGAGATCGCCTTTGCGACCGGCTTTTCCAGCCACGCGCATCTCTGCGCGATTTTTCGCCGCAAGATCGGCATGTCGCCGGGCGAGTGGCGCCGCCGCCATCGATCGGATATTCTGCCAGCCGAAGGGGAGGAATAG
- a CDS encoding serine hydrolase domain-containing protein produces MITKKRLLASAALAMLGIWSLSQAAGQGVRAPAAPAPKLGASLDGVAAVETLQPLPALPAAIRARADALFTDVDDVGQTRALVVLRDGEPIYERYAAGFGPETKLISWSMAKSITAVLTGFLVADGQLSLDGPAPVEAWQRSGDPRGAITLRNLLHMSSGLEHIENGDPIWQGDTVAMLFGNGAGDMAGFAEAKPAAAQPDEVFNYSSATSVILSDIIADTLTPSQNPDARRDAMRDFIGGRLIEPLGMTSLTPEFDAKGTMIGGSIMHATARDYAKFGEFLRNHGVVNGQRLLPETWMKFMLAPSANDAGHGGHIWLNRRRPAGVTPALWPDRGPNDLFACIGHQGQYIIVSPSQRLTIVRLGVTNDDQFPALRRHLADLTAAL; encoded by the coding sequence ATGATCACGAAAAAACGGCTGCTGGCAAGTGCCGCCCTCGCGATGCTCGGCATCTGGTCGCTGAGTCAGGCGGCGGGGCAGGGGGTTCGCGCCCCTGCGGCGCCCGCGCCGAAACTCGGCGCGTCGCTCGACGGCGTCGCCGCGGTCGAGACGCTGCAGCCGCTGCCCGCGCTCCCCGCCGCGATCCGTGCGCGCGCCGACGCGCTGTTCACCGACGTTGACGACGTCGGCCAGACGCGCGCGCTCGTTGTGCTGCGGGATGGCGAGCCGATATACGAACGCTACGCCGCGGGCTTCGGCCCCGAAACCAAGCTGATCAGCTGGTCGATGGCGAAAAGCATCACCGCGGTGCTCACCGGCTTTCTCGTCGCCGACGGCCAATTGTCGCTCGACGGGCCCGCACCCGTGGAGGCGTGGCAACGCAGCGGCGATCCGCGCGGCGCGATCACGCTGCGCAATCTGCTCCATATGTCCTCGGGGCTCGAACATATCGAAAATGGCGACCCGATATGGCAGGGCGATACCGTCGCGATGCTGTTCGGGAACGGCGCGGGCGACATGGCGGGCTTTGCCGAAGCCAAACCTGCTGCGGCGCAGCCCGATGAGGTTTTCAACTACAGTTCGGCGACCAGTGTCATCCTGTCCGACATCATCGCCGACACGCTGACCCCGTCGCAAAACCCCGATGCCCGCCGCGACGCGATGCGCGACTTCATCGGCGGACGGCTGATCGAGCCGCTCGGCATGACCAGCCTGACCCCCGAGTTCGATGCGAAGGGTACGATGATCGGCGGGTCGATCATGCACGCGACCGCGCGCGACTATGCGAAGTTCGGCGAATTTCTCCGCAACCATGGCGTCGTGAACGGCCAGCGGCTCCTCCCTGAAACCTGGATGAAATTCATGCTGGCCCCGTCGGCGAACGACGCGGGTCACGGCGGGCACATCTGGCTGAACCGCCGACGGCCCGCAGGTGTCACCCCTGCGCTATGGCCCGACCGCGGCCCGAACGATCTGTTCGCCTGCATCGGCCATCAGGGGCAATATATTATCGTCTCGCCGTCGCAGCGGCTGACGATTGTGCGGCTCGGCGTCACCAACGACGACCAGTTTCCCGCGCTCCGCCGGCACCTCGCCGATCTCACGGCGGCTTTATAG
- a CDS encoding PhzF family phenazine biosynthesis protein, with protein sequence MSAARRIPITQVDAFADRPFTGNPAAVMPLEEWLDDATLLAIAAENNLAETAFLVPDESDEADYELRWFTPTTEVALCGHATLASGHVLLSAAQWRNDMHFRTRKAGRLTVARNGDDGGYRMKLPAYTPAPKAMPDIVRALGGDPVETMWHEGGYALIAYRDAASVRALTPDLRALKEGGDILYIATAPGAGDPSDADVVSRAFAPGAGIDEDPVTGSAHSVLTPYWTVRLGRDRFAAYQASERGGHVGCRIDGDMVELTGTCVTTLVGDFLL encoded by the coding sequence ATGAGCGCCGCACGCCGCATTCCGATTACGCAGGTCGATGCCTTTGCCGACCGGCCGTTCACCGGCAATCCCGCGGCGGTGATGCCGCTCGAGGAATGGCTCGACGATGCGACGCTGCTGGCGATCGCGGCGGAGAATAATCTCGCCGAAACCGCCTTTCTGGTCCCCGACGAGAGCGACGAGGCCGATTATGAACTGCGCTGGTTCACGCCGACGACCGAAGTCGCGCTATGTGGCCATGCGACGCTGGCGAGCGGGCATGTGCTGCTGTCGGCGGCGCAGTGGCGGAACGACATGCATTTCCGCACGCGCAAGGCCGGACGGCTGACGGTGGCGCGCAATGGCGATGACGGCGGCTATCGCATGAAGCTGCCCGCTTACACCCCCGCGCCGAAGGCGATGCCCGACATTGTCCGCGCGCTCGGCGGCGATCCGGTCGAGACAATGTGGCATGAGGGCGGCTATGCGCTGATCGCCTATCGCGACGCCGCGAGCGTCCGCGCGCTGACGCCCGATCTGCGCGCGCTGAAAGAAGGCGGCGACATCCTGTATATCGCTACCGCGCCGGGCGCCGGCGATCCCTCGGACGCCGATGTCGTCAGCCGCGCCTTTGCCCCCGGCGCCGGGATCGACGAGGATCCGGTGACCGGATCGGCACACAGCGTGCTGACGCCCTATTGGACCGTGCGGCTGGGGCGCGACCGTTTCGCCGCCTATCAGGCAAGCGAGCGCGGCGGACATGTCGGCTGCCGGATCGATGGCGACATGGTCGAGCTGACCGGAACCTGCGTCACGACGCTGGTCGGGGATTTCCTGCTATAA
- the pdxH gene encoding pyridoxamine 5'-phosphate oxidase, producing the protein MSDDPFALFDSWFTEARASEPNDANAMALATTTPDGHPSLRMVLLKGHGPDGFVFYTNLDSRKGGELAANPHVALLFHWKSLRRQIRIEGAVIPVDDATADAYFATRSRDSQLGAWASDQSQPLDSRETFEQRFDEMQARFAEQDVPRPPRWSGWRVNPSAIEFWQDRAHRLHERTIFRRAGTGWTKGLLYP; encoded by the coding sequence ATGAGCGACGATCCCTTTGCCCTGTTCGACAGCTGGTTCACCGAAGCGCGCGCCAGCGAGCCCAACGACGCCAATGCGATGGCGCTCGCAACGACGACGCCCGACGGCCATCCGTCGCTGCGTATGGTCCTACTCAAGGGACATGGGCCCGACGGCTTTGTCTTCTATACGAATCTCGACAGCCGCAAGGGCGGCGAGCTCGCGGCGAACCCGCATGTCGCTTTGCTCTTTCACTGGAAATCGCTGCGGCGGCAGATTCGTATCGAGGGCGCGGTGATCCCGGTCGACGACGCCACCGCCGATGCCTATTTCGCGACGCGCAGCCGCGACAGCCAGCTGGGCGCATGGGCGAGCGACCAGTCGCAGCCGCTCGACAGCCGCGAAACCTTCGAGCAGCGCTTCGACGAAATGCAGGCACGCTTCGCGGAACAGGACGTGCCGCGTCCGCCGCGCTGGTCGGGCTGGCGCGTTAATCCTTCGGCGATCGAGTTCTGGCAGGACCGGGCGCACCGCCTGCACGAGCGCACGATATTCCGGCGCGCCGGCACCGGTTGGACGAAAGGATTGCTGTATCCATGA
- a CDS encoding DnaJ C-terminal domain-containing protein, protein MADPYSTLGVAKSASEAEIKSAYRKLAKELHPDKNKDNPKASEKFSDVTKAYDLLSDKKKRAQYDRGEIDGEGNPAMPFGYGGGGGGFRGDPRGQGGFGGFGNESADFGDIFEGLFGGRGGGGGGPFGGFGGRSAPPQKGANVAYRLSVSFIDAATQAPQRIALADGATIDLKLPAGVETGTQMRLAGKGQAGPGGTGDGIVTITVKDHPFYVREGANIRLDLPVKLNEAVKGAKIKVPTVDGPVMLSIPAGSSSGKVMRLKGKGFSQKSGGRGDQLVRLMVDLPADDEALVKLLSEWNDPRDVRAELGV, encoded by the coding sequence ATGGCCGATCCCTATTCCACCCTGGGCGTTGCGAAGAGTGCAAGCGAAGCGGAAATCAAGTCCGCGTACCGCAAGCTCGCCAAGGAATTGCACCCCGACAAGAACAAGGACAACCCGAAGGCGTCGGAGAAATTTTCCGATGTCACCAAGGCGTACGACCTCTTGTCGGACAAGAAAAAGCGCGCGCAATATGACCGCGGCGAGATCGACGGCGAAGGCAATCCCGCAATGCCCTTTGGCTATGGCGGAGGCGGCGGCGGGTTCCGCGGCGACCCGCGCGGGCAGGGCGGTTTCGGGGGCTTCGGCAACGAGAGCGCCGATTTCGGCGATATCTTCGAAGGCCTGTTCGGCGGCCGCGGCGGGGGCGGTGGTGGGCCTTTCGGCGGGTTTGGCGGACGTAGTGCGCCGCCGCAAAAGGGCGCCAATGTCGCCTATCGCCTGTCGGTCAGCTTCATCGACGCCGCAACGCAGGCGCCGCAGCGCATCGCGCTCGCCGATGGCGCGACGATCGACCTCAAACTGCCCGCCGGGGTCGAAACCGGCACGCAGATGCGGCTTGCGGGCAAGGGGCAGGCGGGTCCGGGCGGCACCGGCGACGGCATCGTGACGATCACGGTCAAGGACCATCCCTTTTACGTCCGCGAGGGCGCCAATATCCGTCTCGACCTGCCGGTGAAGCTGAACGAGGCGGTCAAGGGCGCGAAGATCAAGGTGCCGACCGTCGACGGGCCGGTGATGTTGTCGATTCCCGCCGGATCCTCCTCGGGCAAGGTCATGCGTCTCAAGGGCAAGGGCTTCAGCCAGAAGAGCGGCGGCCGCGGCGACCAGCTCGTTCGCCTGATGGTCGACCTGCCCGCCGACGACGAGGCGCTGGTCAAATTGCTCAGCGAATGGAACGATCCGCGCGATGTGCGGGCGGAGCTCGGCGTATGA
- a CDS encoding YihY/virulence factor BrkB family protein — translation MADASEKKIVAALEREVAEEVGQEFLAEGHSPHSPEARAERAKRVKLRARAEGVIARGREQLAPGTRAYKILRRVVVGTYTDGFIHAGNLAYLALIALFPFFILLAAALSIFGGSVGGEAAIEAVFSTMPPTVAKALSGPIREVMTARTGIFLWLGALVALWTVGSLIETVRDILRRAYGTHFSKGFFHYRLLSIGIITGAVVLMLLSFSMQVLIVGVEQFVTRVLPERYQSFGIVLISRGVSGFGLFLAIYMLFYSLTPSKYRRKQFPKWPGALFTTVWWIGVTLALPPLLASLLSYDATYGSLAGVMVALFFFYLVGLGMVMGAELNAALVEVEDLGHDAIGRVDDVIIEKTGDKK, via the coding sequence GTGGCTGACGCCAGCGAAAAGAAAATCGTCGCCGCGCTTGAGCGCGAAGTGGCCGAAGAGGTGGGCCAGGAATTTCTGGCTGAAGGCCACTCGCCGCATTCGCCGGAGGCGCGCGCCGAACGCGCCAAGCGGGTCAAGCTGCGCGCGCGCGCCGAGGGCGTGATCGCGCGTGGGCGCGAGCAACTCGCGCCCGGCACGCGCGCGTACAAGATTTTGCGCCGCGTCGTCGTCGGCACCTACACCGACGGCTTCATCCATGCCGGCAATCTCGCCTATCTCGCGCTGATCGCGCTCTTTCCCTTCTTCATCCTGCTCGCCGCCGCCTTGTCGATCTTCGGCGGCAGCGTGGGCGGCGAAGCGGCGATCGAGGCCGTCTTCTCCACGATGCCGCCAACAGTCGCCAAGGCGCTGTCCGGCCCGATCCGCGAAGTCATGACCGCGCGCACCGGCATTTTCCTCTGGCTTGGCGCGCTCGTCGCGCTGTGGACCGTCGGAAGCCTGATCGAAACCGTGCGCGATATCCTTCGCCGCGCCTATGGCACGCATTTTTCCAAGGGTTTCTTCCACTACCGGCTGCTGTCGATAGGCATCATCACCGGTGCGGTCGTGCTGATGCTGCTGTCGTTCAGTATGCAGGTTCTGATCGTCGGCGTGGAGCAGTTCGTCACGCGTGTACTGCCCGAGCGATATCAATCCTTCGGTATCGTCCTGATCTCGCGCGGCGTGTCGGGCTTCGGCTTGTTCCTCGCGATTTACATGCTTTTTTATAGCCTTACGCCGTCGAAATATCGGCGCAAACAATTCCCCAAATGGCCCGGCGCGCTGTTCACGACGGTCTGGTGGATCGGCGTCACCCTCGCGCTGCCGCCCTTGCTCGCCAGCCTGCTCAGCTACGACGCAACCTACGGCAGCCTTGCGGGTGTGATGGTCGCGCTCTTCTTTTTCTATCTCGTCGGATTGGGTATGGTGATGGGCGCCGAACTCAATGCCGCTTTGGTAGAGGTTGAGGATTTGGGCCACGACGCTATTGGGCGCGTCGACGATGTGATTATTGAAAAGACCGGAGACAAAAAATGA
- the fabI gene encoding enoyl-ACP reductase FabI — protein sequence MTGLMTGKRGLIMGLANDKSLAWGIAKALHAHGAELAISYQGDVMLKRVKPLADELGCDFLIDCDVSDMDNLDAAFATLSSRWPTIDFVVHAIGYTNKEALRGHYADVTLDDFLMTMNISVYSFTAVAKRAAAMMTPFDPETGKGGGSLLTLSYYGAEKVIPHYNIMGVAKSALETSVKYLANDYGPQGVRVNAISAGPIKTLAASGIGDFRLILKWNEHNAPLRRNVTIDDVGGSALYLLSDLSSGVTGETHHVDAGYHTVGMKQEDAPDISLV from the coding sequence ATGACGGGTCTGATGACTGGCAAGCGCGGGCTGATTATGGGCCTCGCGAACGACAAGTCGCTCGCCTGGGGTATCGCGAAAGCGCTCCACGCGCACGGCGCCGAGCTGGCGATCTCCTATCAGGGCGACGTGATGCTGAAGCGCGTCAAGCCGCTCGCCGACGAGCTTGGCTGCGATTTCCTGATCGATTGCGACGTGTCCGACATGGACAATCTTGACGCGGCGTTCGCGACGCTCTCGTCGCGCTGGCCGACGATCGACTTCGTCGTCCATGCGATCGGCTATACGAACAAGGAAGCGCTGCGCGGCCATTATGCCGACGTCACGCTCGACGACTTTCTGATGACGATGAACATCAGCGTCTACAGCTTCACTGCGGTGGCCAAGCGCGCCGCGGCGATGATGACGCCCTTCGACCCCGAAACGGGCAAGGGTGGCGGCTCGCTGCTCACCCTCAGCTATTATGGCGCCGAAAAGGTGATCCCGCATTACAATATCATGGGCGTGGCGAAATCGGCGCTCGAAACCAGCGTCAAATATCTCGCCAACGATTATGGCCCGCAGGGCGTGCGCGTAAACGCGATTTCGGCCGGTCCGATCAAGACGCTGGCCGCGTCAGGCATTGGTGACTTCCGCCTGATCCTCAAATGGAACGAGCATAACGCGCCGCTGCGCCGCAACGTCACGATCGACGATGTCGGCGGCTCGGCGCTTTACCTGCTCAGCGACCTGTCGAGCGGCGTCACCGGCGAAACGCACCATGTCGATGCGGGTTACCACACCGTCGGCATGAAGCAGGAAGACGCCCCGGACATCTCGCTTGTCTGA
- a CDS encoding GNAT family N-acetyltransferase, translating into MSDEIGIRAATAADAEAVDTIIRAAFAGTEFGHQGEAELVRMIDADGDTLVSLVAEQGGAIVGHVLFSRMEVEADGAVLSGAGLAPVSVVPGSQGQGIGDALIRAGLDALRVQGVAISFVLGHESYYPRFGYSPELAARFASPFAGPHFMAMMLDSDAAWPLGGRADYAPAFGRMG; encoded by the coding sequence TTGTCTGACGAAATCGGCATCCGCGCCGCGACGGCTGCGGATGCCGAGGCTGTCGACACGATCATCCGCGCCGCCTTCGCGGGCACCGAATTCGGCCATCAGGGCGAAGCCGAATTGGTGCGGATGATCGACGCGGACGGCGATACGCTGGTGTCGCTCGTCGCCGAACAGGGCGGCGCGATCGTCGGGCATGTCCTGTTCAGCCGCATGGAGGTAGAAGCCGATGGCGCCGTGCTTTCGGGTGCCGGCCTCGCCCCGGTGTCAGTCGTGCCCGGCAGCCAAGGGCAGGGCATCGGCGACGCGCTGATCCGCGCCGGGCTCGATGCGCTTCGTGTCCAAGGCGTCGCGATCAGTTTCGTCCTCGGTCACGAAAGTTATTACCCGCGCTTCGGTTATTCGCCCGAACTCGCCGCGCGTTTCGCCTCACCCTTCGCCGGGCCGCATTTCATGGCGATGATGCTGGACTCGGACGCGGCTTGGCCGCTAGGCGGACGGGCGGACTACGCACCCGCATTCGGCCGGATGGGATAG
- the aroC gene encoding chorismate synthase, which yields MSFNSFGRVLRFTTWGESHGPALGAVVDGCPPRLSLSEADIQPFLDKRRPGQSRHTTQRQEPDQVRILSGTFEGKTTGTPISLMIENVDQRSKDYGEIAQAYRPGHADYAYDAKYGIRDYRGGGRSSARETAARVAAGGVARLVIPEVQIHAWVAEIGGDAIDPANFDLEEIDRNPFFCPDPAAAQRWEGLMDAARKSGSSLGAVIECAASGVPAGWGAPIYAKLDSDLAAAMMGINAVKGVEIGAGFHAARLRGEENADPMRPATDGSNRPDFLSNNAGGIAGGISTGQPVVVRVAFKPTSSILTPVPTVNKAGEATDIVTKGRHDPCVGIRGAPVVEAMMALVLADHKLLHRAQNG from the coding sequence ATGAGTTTCAACAGCTTCGGACGCGTTCTTCGCTTCACGACGTGGGGGGAAAGCCATGGTCCCGCGCTCGGCGCTGTCGTCGATGGCTGCCCGCCGCGCCTCTCGCTGTCCGAAGCCGATATCCAGCCCTTTCTCGACAAGCGCCGCCCCGGCCAGTCGCGCCACACGACGCAGCGGCAGGAACCCGACCAGGTGCGCATCCTCTCGGGGACGTTCGAGGGCAAGACCACAGGCACGCCGATCAGCCTGATGATCGAGAATGTCGACCAGCGCTCGAAAGATTATGGCGAGATCGCGCAGGCGTACCGCCCCGGCCACGCCGATTATGCCTATGACGCAAAATATGGCATCCGCGACTATCGCGGCGGCGGCCGCTCGAGCGCGCGCGAGACCGCGGCGCGCGTCGCCGCGGGCGGCGTCGCGCGGCTGGTGATTCCCGAGGTGCAGATCCACGCGTGGGTCGCCGAAATCGGCGGCGATGCGATCGATCCCGCAAATTTCGACCTCGAGGAAATCGACCGCAATCCCTTCTTCTGTCCCGACCCCGCCGCCGCGCAGCGCTGGGAAGGACTGATGGACGCCGCGCGCAAGTCGGGCAGCTCTTTGGGCGCCGTCATCGAATGCGCCGCGAGCGGCGTTCCCGCCGGCTGGGGCGCGCCGATCTATGCCAAGCTCGACAGCGATCTCGCCGCCGCGATGATGGGGATCAACGCCGTCAAGGGCGTCGAAATCGGCGCCGGTTTCCACGCGGCGCGTCTGCGCGGTGAGGAAAATGCCGACCCGATGCGCCCCGCGACCGACGGCAGCAATCGCCCCGATTTCCTGTCGAACAACGCCGGCGGCATCGCGGGCGGCATCTCGACCGGCCAGCCCGTCGTCGTCCGCGTCGCCTTCAAGCCGACCAGCTCGATCCTGACCCCCGTGCCGACGGTGAACAAGGCCGGCGAGGCGACCGATATCGTCACCAAGGGCCGTCACGACCCGTGCGTCGGCATCCGCGGCGCGCCGGTGGTCGAGGCGATGATGGCGCTGGTTCTGGCTGACCACAAACTGCTGCACCGCGCGCAGAACGGCTGA